The DNA region agggccaccaacctccacatctaataccagcccaggctgcccagcaccccatccaacctggccttgaacacctccagggatggacggggatccacagcctctctgggcagctgttccagcacctcaccactctcacagcaaacaacttcccctgacatccgacctaaatctcccctccctcaatcgtttccccttgtcctgctgttatctcccctttccaagatttgactcccctcctgtttgtaggctccctttaggtactgaaggctgcaatgaggtcactccacagccttcttttctccaggctaaacaagcccagctccctcagcctgtcttcgcagtggaggtgctgcagcccctgNNNNNNNNNNNNNNNNNNNNNNNNNNNNNNNNNNNNNNNNNNNNNNNNNNNNNNNNNNNNNNNNNNNNNNNNNNNNNNNNNNNNNNNNNNNNNNNNNNNNCCTCCTCTCGGTCCCGTATCCTGGCGGCTGGGCGGTCCCGTTGGGCGCTCCCTGTGGGGTCTATGCGGCGCTATTTCCAGTAGCGACGCCTCGGGCGGGCGGTGCGGCCTGCGCCTGTGCGCGCTGAGGAGCCGGGCCCAGAAGCCCGCTGCCCTCCCTCAGGGGCCCGGAGCGCGGGAACGGCGGGGTGAGGCCTGGGCGGGGTGTGAGGGCGAGCCCTGCGAGGCGGGAGGCTTGGCGGCTCCGTCGTTCAGCTCCGTGCCCGCCCTCCcgcaggaaggaaggaggacGCCTTCAACGTGCTGGACCTGGCCGAGTACACCAAGAGCCGGCCGTGGTGGAAGAAGGTCTTTGCCCCCAGCTCCGGGTCGAGTGCCGAGAAGTACAACGTGGCCACGCAGCTGGTGATCGGAGGGGTGACGGGATGGTGAGTGGCAGCTCTGTGTGGAGAAGGCAGTCCTCGCTCTTACAGCAGTGTTCTCCTTGAGgggtggctgtgtgctgggggtCTGCGCCAACGCCTCACCTGGGAGCACATGGCCGTGCCTTGCACGCTGGTGCTGTTGGCACGCTGCCTGTTTGGAGTTTGGGTGCTCTGGGTGGAGCTTGTGGCTTTGCTCACAGCGTCTTGCTGCCCCCGTCTTTATGTGACGCAGAGATAACTGTTTAAAAGTGTGTGATGGATCATTTTGTCATAACAAATCCAAGCTACCAGCTTCTCGGGTAACTTCACCAAgtgtttctattaaaaaatggGCAAGAGCAGCTTGCTGTGTTGTTATGCTGTGTTGATGGGGGAACTGTGGTCAAAGCAAAGGTTGCTTTGAGTGACACAATACGCCCAGCTCTGTACTCAGGGTGCTGCCTGCTGGAGCTCTGGTGGCTATAGCAGTGCTGAAAGTTTAAAACCATGTTTGAGACTAGTGTAACTTTGAACCATTGCATCAGCAGTTTCTCatttgagaaatgaaaagtaaaagttGTTCAGGCAACAAAGAAGCTGTAGGCTTGTGATCTGATTTCTGTGCTCTtctgtggagcagcagcaggcgtGCTGCCAGCTCTCCTTTTGAAGATGATCACAGTATcataggggctggaagggagctctggagatcattgagtccaagccccctgcaaagcaggacCCTACTGCAGGCTGCACAAGTAGTCATCCAgctgggtcttgaatatctccagcggagaatccacaacctccctgagcagcctgttccagagcttcGTCACCTctactgtgaagaaattctttcacAAATGTTGCTACTCAAAAAAACAGAGTACCCTGCCAAAATCACGAGTTGATTTTGGTTAAATCACGTGTTTGCAGTTAGCTTTTGGGAGGGCACTGGTGTTGAAGAGAGGAGAATCAGAACTGTGAAAGCCTGGAATGCCATAGTGAGGAGTAGAAAGTTGTAAAGCATCTCACTTGACTGGGCAcaaattctttccctttttctctgcttgcaCGTGGCTTGCTTGTGCTGTTAGTCAGGCTGTCTCTGAGCATTGAGCAATTAGCACCAAAGGCAGAACTGTCTGTGGGATGTGTGCTGAGGGATGTGAGTGGTGTCCTGTTCTCACTGGATCCTGGTTGGTTTGCAGGTGTACTGGATTCATCTTCCAGAAGGTTGGAAAGCTGGCAGCAACAGCGGTGGGAGGCGGCTTTTTCCTGCTTCAGGTGGGTACGAAGGGTGGGCCAGGCCTCCTGAAAAGTGCTGGTGGTAAGGATGGGTTGTGTCTGATGGCTGCTTGTTGGGACATGTGGGGTGttccctgctctgcacagctctggaTGCTGTGCAATGTTCCTTGGCACACACAGCAGCCCATCCCCACAGGTACTGTAACCACAGCATGTTAGAACTGGAGCTGTGCTCAGATGCTGCTTATGAAGTTAATTAGAACGTGTACTTGTGTCTCTGATGTGCTACCTGAGGAGTCGGGCTAAAACAGATGAGGGTCTTTGTAATgtgctgaggaggaggagagaatcTCTCTGTCCTTCTGGTTTCTAAGAACTCTGGAACTGAGGGGAATCTCTTGGATATCCTGAAATGCAGCCTAGACCTCCCTCAGGAGGCTCACTCAGCAGTCTTTGGTTGTTTGCTCCTGAGGTGCTCTATCTCACTCTTCCTGTTCTGCTGAAAGCCCACAGCTTGCTCTGAGCCTGGAGAGCTTCACCCTTGAATCATCCTGACCAGATAAAATACTTAGGGAGGAACTGGCTATTAATAGCAGAGTccacccacagcagcaggagagctgcagagcgTCCCAGCAGCGGATGTGGCAGTTGTGAGGGGGAGGGGGTGCCAGCTTTGTGTTAGAGGAGGGGCTGAAACAGGGTAAGCTGTAGTGTGCCCTTCTTCTAGAGGATTACTGAGGGAGGCAGATGTTGCAGGACAATTAATATACCAAAGAGGTGGTGCGTTGCCTGCTGTTTAAGCTTGTGTGCTCATCCTCTCTTGATCTGCTGCTCCAGGGTGTGAGAAGGGGGTGGGTAAGTGGGCAGGGGGGTTCTGTTCCTGACAGTACTTCACTTCAGTCTTTCATTCCGCCCCTCGAAATTCTAGATTGCAAACCATACAGGATACATCAAAGTTGACTGGAAGCTCGTGGAACGTGATGTAAACAAagccaagcagcagctgaagtttCACAGCAGCAGTAACAAAATGTCTCCAGAAGTGAAAAGCAAAGTGGATGAGGTGAGACAGCTCTTCCAAGGTGTGTGCAGGTATCCTGCTGGTGGGACAGCAAAAAATGGGATGGACTCCTGGATTTTTCTGTCATGCACATGCAAAGGGGGAGTGCTTGTGTAAAAACGAAGCTAGTGAGATGGCAAACAGTATTTGAGGCATCTCGGCATGATGCCAGCTCACCGTGTGTTGTGCAAATTCCTTGGGattaaaggaaaatgtgttGGGATTGCAGGGGTGGGGAGGAAGGCTCAAGAAGCTTCCGTGCTGGATTTGGAGgggtgggaagggaaaaaagcagatCTAGCAGGGGAGTGGCCTGGTTGCACTGGGCTCTGCAGTACCATGGAGCAGCACGTGCGTCTATCAGCAGCCCCTTCTGCCATTGTCACAGTGTGCTGCCTGTGGCAGAGCCTCATGTGTCTGATATGGGGGGGGGTTTATGTGGGCTCTGGCTGTGTGACAGCTGTTGGAGAgtctgggcagtgctggggctgtgtcACAGCTCAGGAGCTGTGCGTACAGTGGGGAGCTTGGGGGGGACTTTGGGGCTGAGCATTACTCACTCCAAGCATTACCCACCTCAGAGAACAGCCTGAGGTGCCTTACCGTGGGGAGGGTGGGTGAGAGACTGCTGCTGTTGGGGTACACTTCTGGCTCTTCTCTCCTATGCTTAGGTGATCGtatttctgaagaagaatgTTATCCTGACTGGAGGGTTTGCTGGAGGATTTCTGCTTGGAATGGCTTCCTAGGAACTACAGTCGACTCATCATGCTCAGCCTCCctgtcctcttcttcctcttcctctaaTGTAGAAGTCAGTGGTAGTTTCCAGCAGGTTCAGCCCCTGCAGCCCCTACACTCACAGGTTCCAGCCCTTATTTCTTACAACTCTGCTTTTGATTTCCAACTTTTACCTGTCTGGACTGTTTGGGTGCTGTATTGGCCTGAAAGCTTTTGACTTCAGTGTATCATAGTGATTCCTTTCCCCACTGAATATGCCTAGCCCCAGGTTGCTGGATGAGTTGCAGCCTCATAAACATGTAATGGCAGAGAAATCTCTATAACATGCTTCTTCTCCAGTGCCTGGGACCTACGTTTGTCTGCCAGTATATGTGTACACCAGCTGTCAGCTCCTCACTGCTATTTATCTTGCACTTTCTCTGCCCTGGTCGCTGGAAAGCCTGAGCTTCCATCTGTGCAGAGCTGGTGTGTGAAGTGCAGATGTGCTTGGCTGTCCTCTGGTGTGGCTGCAGAGGTGCTGAGGGACAGTGTGGGCTGTGCCCAAGGCAGGTGGGTAAGAAGCACATTCATACTTTGTGTGTGGCAGGGGttctctccctttccctgcCTCTGCACTGCACATAGGTGGCTGTTTGGCTTTCCCTCTGCTGTTATTTATAGCTCTTACTGGAAGtgcagctctggtgctgctgaTGGAAACTGAGCACGGTGCGTGTCACTCGGGGCCCCCTCCCTGTTGTGTTCTGAAGGTCTCCCAGCTTCCTGTTCCATACAGCACCTTGCTCAGTCACTAGCTGCCAGCTTCTGAGGTGTGCTGAGGTGCTCTCTTCCTGTGGTGGGCTGGTCCCAGGGTGCtcccctgcctgtggcaggctGGCTGGCACAAGCAGTGCGTATTTCTGCTGTGCCACTTACTGTAAGCCACCTTGGGGCTCAGAGCAGTGTTTCTAGGTCTGCCGTGACCTCCGGCTGCTTTGATGTTGATGCTCTTAAAGCTGTAACTGCTTGGGATGGGATTGCAGGTAGGAATTGCATCCCTGTTCAGGGTACGTTGCACTGATCCAGGTTCCTTTATGCCAGCTCCATTGGAATGGAAGGGGGAGGATGAGAAATCTGGTTAGAACTGCTTTGAGCACCATCTCTGACCTTTCTGCTTACAAGAAGCAGGGTGCTTATGCTTAAACGATAAAAACTGGGGGAAAACCAGGGTATGCCTCCTTTGTAGGAGTAGGCAGTTTCCATGCTCTTTGCCTTGGttatgttccttttttctttgaatttactgtttccctccccaccccccccaaaaaGCTGCTTGCCTAATCCCCTTGTATATTTCTGACAGCAGTAGCCTGGTGCAGGGCTCAGCTGCTCTTGGGACAGTTGTGTGCAGAGCAGAACTCTAACCCACAAGAAAAATGGAATCTCTGTATCTTAGAGGTGTTCTGCAATGGCCATGCTGGATTGGCAACAGCACTTGGCAGAGTGTGGGGACTTGAATGACCTCGGGGTGATGTCCTTCAGCAGGTACAGATAGGTGTTCTTCCCCAGAATGTTTATGTGGGTCAGCACACCCTTCACAGGGAACAAGCTGGAGAACAGTGATGTGTGTGAGTGACCAGGACGTGCTCCAGCCCATCTCTTGTGCTGTGTGATGCCATTCTGAACATACGTGGCTGGTTCTGGTGTGGGTAAAAGGGGGACTCGTCCCCAGAGAGCTGCTGAGAGGGCTGGAAGTGTGGGTTCAGCCTCCAGAGGTTTTGGGATGAGCACTGACAGCCGTTAGCTTTGTTTCGCCTCTGATTGAAGTGTGATTGTGGCAACACTTTGATCTAGTTGGTGTTTTTCTCACACTGCAGGCAGTCAAGAAGCAGAAATTGGTATCTCTGCTTCTGGGGTGAAGGGAGGAGCAGCTGGGCTTGCATCCTTTTAATGATGACTTTTAGGAAAGCCATCAGGGGCTGCAGGAGTGAAGTGATGCAGCAAATAGATCCTCAATAAATTCATGCTTGGGAGTggagtgacaaaaaaaaaaaaaagcaggtgtTTGTAGGAAACCTGCATAGCTGAATGTGTGTGAATTAATACATTTGTATCGCAGGGCATCTCTTGCTCCTGGAGGGGAAGTGTTGCTTCCCCTCTGCCTGGTGTGTTGAGTAACCCAACTGGCATGCACTGTTCTTTACAAACCTTTCTCCAGGGACAAAATGAAGGTAAATCATTAACAGGCCTTAGGGCTGCCCTCCAGCCTCTGGTCAGGCACTGTCTGCCCATGGTGGGAGGTACTGCATTCTGTTCCATGGGGTCctcatctgctgctgcagagaggaatGGCCCAGAGAGGGAGCCAGGACATCTCAGTAACTGCTGCAAGGGGAAGAGAGCGGTTGAGGCAAATTCTGTTGGGTGTGAAggtgggcagggagcagctgggagctggcaAATCTTTCTGCTGTGCCAGTGTGAGACTCGTGGCTGGTGGTGGTGGATGCTGTGTGCCCACACTGCGAGTTCTGGTGCCCCATCAACCTGTGGGGATGCATTTCTGTTATTGCAGGTGCCAAGATGAGGtcttccccccacccctccaACACACACGTCCCTTTTGTTCTTGTGTCAGCCACTTCTGGCATCCGTGCCAGCACGGGAGGGTTTAAAACACACTAGgctttttaaagtctttttatatattatatgtaAATGCTTGTTGAAGTGATATTTTATTAAACggttttgctttaatttctgtGTGAGATCTGCTGACTCCTCGGGAACCTGCATGTCTTCATCTCACCCTCACAGCTGACCAAGTTTGTTCCACCTGAGCGGAACTGGGCACGGAGACAAAGGTTTCCTTTAAGGAGGTGCAGCAGGAGCCTGAACAACTCTGTTTGGTGTGCAGTAGCGattttcttcccactgctcCTACTCGGATAGGGCAGGAGGGAAAAATGAGCCACTTGTGAAATGTTTGAGCTGCTTCTCGTTGTTGTCATCCTTTTCCTCCACTTTCCAAGCCTACCACCTGCCCCATCACCCCCACTTTGTCATTGTCATTTTTTTGTGGGGTGGGAGGGCAGGGCTATCCCTGAATTAATCTGAGCCCGAGTCCCAGTTATAAAAATACCGAGCAGCTTCTATTTCAACCTGATGATATCACATGTAGCCAAGCAGCCCAGCTTACAGCTGTGTTGTGCTCTCAGTAAACAACCACACTCAGACTGCAGTTTGTTCCAGTCATTTATTTCGTGTTATGGTATTTCAGAGCAGCAGGTACAGATGGTTTGCCGTTCTAGGCTTCAATACACTCAACTATTGTGCCTAGACTACAGTGGTCTGTTTATAGAAGCTGTATTTTGTAGTTAATTATCACAGCACAAAAGTCCTTTACGGCTAGATCTAATGACAGAGTTAGGAGCCTAGTGGGTTCGAAGTCTGGTATTTCGGTGCCTGGGCCCTGCAATGGACTTGGCACCCACTGAGGTGCCTGGACTCCTGCTACAGTGGACGGAGAGACAGAGGCAGCTCTGAAGGGTGATGCAGGAACCTGACTACCGAGCTCTTCCTACAGGTCACAGGAAATTCTGCTGCACAGGTGAGAGTTACTGAAGAGCCACCTCTCCCTGGGGTCCAGACACAGACGGATTGGGTTGTGTGTGAGTCTGAAGTGCTGTACTGACAGAGAGTGCCTACAACTGTGTGTTCAGAAGTGGCACCTAAATCGGTTCTTGGATCTAGCCCAGGGCTTTGTGATAGGCCTCTGGGTTCCAGCACACCCAGATATGCTGGATTGGTAACATATTGCTTAAAGGTCTTCAATTATACAGAAATTTATAAATTTTATATCAACAGTCAGGATTTCCAAACgaatattgctttttctttttttctttttttaaaaaaagatccTATTCCTGTAGCAATCCCTGAAATAATGTTCCTGTAACATCTTTATTGTCATGCAAATAGCAGCGTGTAGGCAATTCAAATAGAAAGTCATCTAAACTGTCCAGGGGGAAAGTGAGGCACTTAGGCAGAGTGACGCGTGGTCACCGTGAGCTATGCAAGACCTGGGAACAAACCCCAGACCCGATTCCCATTCTTGAGCTTGAACCCCTGGACAGGTGAATGTTGCCTAGAACTGCTGCCCGACGGCAGCAATACCTTTGCTGTGTCAAAATGGACTTTGTTTTCATGTGTCACACTTAAACTCACTCTTAAGAGCACATTTCCTGTACCTCCCCCTCCAGACGCCACAGTAACTTGGTTCCAGCCCTCCATTTTGAGAGCAAGGATAGGTTAGAGTAAGGTAAGCATTCTAAACACGTCAGATTGATTTTTCACAGAC from Meleagris gallopavo isolate NT-WF06-2002-E0010 breed Aviagen turkey brand Nicholas breeding stock chromosome 9, Turkey_5.1, whole genome shotgun sequence includes:
- the FUNDC2 gene encoding FUN14 domain-containing protein 2; the protein is MLSDERAPSSRGRALRGGRLGGSVVQLRARPPAGRKEDAFNVLDLAEYTKSRPWWKKVFAPSSGSSAEKYNVATQLVIGGVTGWCTGFIFQKVGKLAATAVGGGFFLLQIANHTGYIKVDWKLVERDVNKAKQQLKFHSSSNKMSPEVKSKVDEVIVFLKKNVILTGGFAGGFLLGMAS